The Lates calcarifer isolate ASB-BC8 linkage group LG6, TLL_Latcal_v3, whole genome shotgun sequence genome includes a region encoding these proteins:
- the adora1b gene encoding adenosine receptor A1b, whose protein sequence is MPGALFSAETLYIGMEVVIAVASVIGNVMVVWAVKINKSLRDTTFCFIVSLALADIAVGALVIPLAITISIGLQTHFYSCLLVACTVLVLTQSSILALLAIAIDRYLRVKIPTRYKRVVTPRRAGLAVVICWTVAFVVGLTPMLGWNNLRRLQQSSSNSSDLIITCQFENVISMDYMVYFNFFGWVLPPLLLMLVIYAEIFYMIHKQLNNKKFTTSHTDPNKYYDKELNLAKSLALVLFLFAISWLPLHIINCITLFCPDCKKPIVLLYIAILLTHGNSAVNPIVYAFRIKKFRTAFRKIWQQYFCCKDTPALEIQPSDRKEMPNPEPQQATPPQPPQKEILKSDPPPPLQQQPQQQQQPAPPPDQQQNQRTEPPQQPKEHPPLLEQNAV, encoded by the exons ATGCCCGGAGCACTTTTCTCGGCGGAGACGCTCTACATAGGGATGGAGGTGGTGATTGCAGTCGCGTCAGTGATCGGGAACGTGATGGTGGTTTGGGCGGTGAAAATTAATAAATCGTTGCGAGACACCACGTTTTGTTTCATCGTCTCCCTCGCTCTGGCAGATATTGCAGTGGGAGCCCTCGTCATCCCCCTGGCTATTACTATCAGCATCGGACTTCAAACTCACTTTTACAGCTGCCTGCTCGTGGCGTGCACGGTGCTGGTGCTGACGCAAAGTTCAATCCTCGCCCTCCTGGCCATTGCGATTGACCGCTATCTCAGGGTCAAGATCCCAACCAG GTACAAGCGGGTGGTGACCCCTCGGCGTGCGGGACTCGCTGTGGTGATATGCTGGACGGTGGCTTTTGTCGTGGGGCTCACACCCATGTTGGGCTGGAACAACCTGAGGCGTCTCCAGCAGAGCAGTTCCAACAGCTCGGACCTCATTATCACCTGCCAGTTCGAAAACGTCATCAGCATGGACTACATGGTGTATTTCAATTTTTTCGGCTGGGTGCTGCCACCCCTGCTTCTCATGCTGGTTATCTATGCAGAGATCTTCTACATGATCCACAAGCAACTAAACAATAAGAAGTTCACAACCAGTCACACAGACCCCAACAAATACTATGACAAGGAGCTGAATCTTGCTAAATCTCTGGCCCTGgttcttttcctctttgctaTCAGCTGGCTCCCACTCCACATCATCAACTGCATCACACTCTTCTGCCCTGACTGCAAGAAGCCCATAGTCCTCCTTTACATCGCCATCCTGCTCACCCATGGCAACTCTGCTGTCAACCCAATTGTCTACGCTTTCCGCATTAAGAAGTTCCGCACAGCCTTCCGGAAAATCTGGCAGCAGTACTTCTGCTGCAAGGACACTCCAGCTCTGGAGATTCAGCCTAGCGACAGGAAAGAGATGCCCAATCCGGAGCCGCAGCAGGCGACACCTCCGCAGCCTCCCCAGAAGGAAATCCTTAAATCTGATCCACCACCACcgctgcagcagcagccgcagcaacagcagcagcctgcacCTCCACCTGAccagcagcagaaccagaggaCGGAACCACCGCAGCAACCTAAAGAACATCCGCCGTTACTGGAGCAGAATGCAGTATAA